GACGCGGATCCGTCGGTGCGGATCCCGGCGCTGCTGGGCGACCGGCCCGTCGACGGCGAGGCGCCTCCGTGGCTCGTGGTCGGCGCCGCGGTGCGGCTGGACCCGGTGAGCGCCCCCTCGGGCCGCGCGCTCCCCCGCTTCGTGCCGGCGGCGAGCGCCCGATGACCCGACTGCGGATCGGGGTCCGGGTCCCGTGCTACCGCCGCTGGTGCCGGCGCGAAGAGGCACGTGCGATCGCGCAGACCGCCGAGGAGCTCGGGTTCGACTCCCTGTGGGTGCAAGACCACCTCGTCGCACCCGTCGGCGATGACGCGGAGCTGCGCGTCGAGCAGGTCGATCCGTGGATGGACCCGGCGTCGGCCGCCCGCGAGCCCGCGCAGATCAAGGACTACTACGCGGCCGACGACTGGTGGCTCGACCCGTATGTCACGTGGGGGTTCCTCGCGGGCGTGACCGAACGGGTGCAGCTGGCAAGCGACATCATCGTGATCCCGTACCGCAACCCGGTGGTGCAGGCGAAGATGATCGGCACGCTCGACGTGCTGTCAGGCGGGCGGATGATCGTGGGCACGGGCACGGGGCACGTGCAGGCTGAGTCCGAGGCGATCGGTGTGCCGTACGAGGCACGGGGTCGAGCGCACGACGAGGGCCTGCGGGTGATCAGGGCGCTGTTGAGCAAGCCGGAGGCGAGCTTCGATGGCGAGCTCACGTCGTTCGGTCGGGTGCGGTCGCTCATCCGTCCGGTGCAACGCCCCTACCCGCCGATCTACGTGGGAGGCAACGCGCCGCGTTCGATCCGCAGAGCGGTGGAGCTCGGGGATGGCTGGCTTCCGACGAGTCCGACACCGGCGGGGCTCGAGCGCGGCGTCGCCCTCCTGCACGAGGCATGCGAGCGCGCCGGCCGCGCGGTGCCGCCGACCGTGGGCGCGTCGATACCGGGGAACCTGCGGTTCGCGACGCCGAGCCTGCGTGCGGGCCGCCGGCCCACCACGACCGTTGGTGAGGCCATCGACCTGCTCACGAGCTACGCCGAGGCGGGCGCCGAGCACGTGGCCCTCGGGTTCGCCATGCCGACTGCCGACGTGTACCTCGAGCAGATCGAGCTGTTCGCTGCCGAGGTGTTGCCGGCGGTGCGCTGATCCCGGCCGAGCGCGCGGGCGTCGAACGCGGTTCACGATCCCCATGGCAGTGTGTGACGTGCGGAGGCGAGGAGCTCACCGACCGAGCGGACCTGCTGCTGGACGACTTCGGGTGCGGCCCCGGCAACGTGCACGCGCACGTTCATCGCCGACGCGCCGACGGCGGCAAGGTCTTGTGCCAGCCGCTCCACGAGCAGCGCGGGGTCGCCCGACGTGCCGTCGTGGTGGAAGCCGCCGGCTTGCCGCATCCCCGCGGCCGCTGCCTGGCGGAACTGGTCGGCAGCGGCGCGTGCTGCTGCGGTGTTCGGTCGCTCCCCAATCCACAGGTGGCGGATCCACACGACCGGTCCGACTCCGCCCGCGGCGCGATAGCGACGGGCAAGGTCGCCGAGGCGGGCAGGATCCTCACCCCCCGGGAAGACCAGGCCGAGCTGGAGGCGCGCCAGCGCGTCGACGCCCGTCGTGCTGTTGGCCCCGCCCAACAACGGCACCGCATCGGTGGCCAGCGCGGCCACCGCCGGATCGACGGCAAGGCCGCCGTCGCCGCGCAGCTCCTCAGCGAGCACCTCGAGCGCGGCTCGGCTGCGCCGTATGCGATCGTCGAACGGCACGTCGAGGGCGTCGAAGTCCGTGCGGGCGTAGCCCGGCGCCACGGCGGCGCCCACGCGTCCGGGGAATCGTGCCGCGGTCCACGCGATCTCCTCGGCCACGAGCCTCGGGTTGCGCACGCCCAGCAGCATCGGCGCCGGCGCAGCCCACACTGTTCGGGTGGCGCTGAGCAACCAGTTGACGGCCAGCAGCGGCTGGGGCAGGTAGCCGGGGAAGCCCGCGTGGTGCTCACTCACGGTGACGCCGTCGAAACCTTCCTGCTCGGCGACGCGGCCGAGCTCGATGAGGTGCTCGACGCGCTTGGCTGCACTCGTCTGGTCGCTGAGGTGCAGGCCCAGCGAGATCGACCCGTGGCCGAATGGTGTGACAGCCCGATCGCCGGTCACGCGGTACGCGCGTCGCGCGTGGGCGTTCGTTGACCGGCAAGAAGCGAGTGATGGACCCACTCGTTGTCGGCCCCGAGTGATGGCGCACCACTTCGCTCGGGGAACGGAACGTCGTCGAACTCGAGCAGTCGCGCCACCATCCGAACGCGCCCGTGATCAGCCAGGTCGAGCTCGGCGACGCGGCCAGATGCAAGGTTCGCGTCGTCGAGTAGATACCGGGAGTACCACTCGGCCTCGTCCACCACAGCGCAAGGCACCCCGGCATCGCGCAGATCGCGCTCCCACTCGAGCGCGGGACGACCGAAGAACTGGTAGGCGAGGGGCTCGGCGAGGTCGGTGCCCGCCGGGTCATGCGGGTCGGGCGAAGCGTCGAGAACCACACGCAGGAGCGAGTCCACCTCGGCGGCACGACGGCAGCTGATGGCGAGCCACCCTTCGAGGCACTGGTAGATGCGCTGCGCGGCCGACCAACCCATTTCCTCGTCGTCGATGAGCGGCAGCACCGATCGGGGCTGGCCATCGACGATGAACCAGTGCGACGTGGCGAGCAGCGACGAGTGCAGCTGCGGGCACTCGATGTCGTCGGCGCATCCCGTTCGGTCGCGCCCGATCACCCCGAGCAGCACGCCCACGGCGCTGAGCATGCCGTTGTAGTAGTCCTCGTTGCCGAAGCTCTGGTGCGGCGGGTGGTCGCCGCCGGTCGCCTCGCTCATGATCCCGACGAAGCCCGACAGAAGCGGGGCGAAGCTCTGCAACGCCGACTTCGGACCGGTGGAGCCGTACCCGGGCGCGTAGCTGTAGACCAGTTCGGGGTTGGCGCCGCGTGCGCTCGCAGCGTCGATGCCGACCCGTTCCGCTGTGCCGGGGCGGAAGTTGTGCTGCACGGCGTCGGCCCACCGGAACAGCGCACCCAACAGCTGCGGCGCATCGTCGCCCTTCAAGTCCACCGCGACGCTGCGTTTGCCGTGGTTGGCAGCGTGGAACGGGTCGGGCATCACGCGGATCGGGTCGCCGTGCACCGGTTCGACCTTGATCACCTCGGCGCCGAGGTCCGACAGGATTCGGTTGCCGTAGGCCGCTGCGAACCACGACGAGAACTCGAGCAGATGCAACCCGGCGAGCGGTCCGGTCCCTCCCTGGACCTCAGACGCGCTTCCGATGCCGGTGCCCCGAGAGTTGTCGAGCTCACCGCGCAGGCCCGGCGCGGTCCACCCCTGTTCGCGCACGGCCCTGTTGTCGTCGCCGTCGGTCGGGATCCGGCCGCCGGCGGCGCCGGGCTGGTGACGGAAGCTGATCGGGGGGCCGACCACCGAGCGCGGGTCGCCGTCGGGTCCCGCCACGTCGATCACCAGGCGTGCATGCTCGACCTGCGGGTCGGTGAAGGCCACGGCGGGCGCTTGCAACGGCAGCGCCGCCACCTGCGCGTCCCACAGCAACGACAGCCATTCGCCGGCGGGTCGAGCCGCCATCAGCGCGGGCAACTCGCGATCGAGCACTTCGAGGTCGACGTCGGTGAGGTCGGTGGCCGTCTCCGGTCGGTCGGGATCGGGGGCGCTGACCTGGTCGGCGAGACCCATGAGCTCGACGAAGCGGCCGAACGCGCCCTGGGCGCCGGTGTGCACTTGGATCAGGGCGCCGTCGCCACATTCGAACCTGCGCAGGAGCATCCGGCGATGGCCGAGGTCGAGGTCGCCGTTGGCGGTGCGGCCCTGGATGTACGACACGCGACGCTCGCTCCACCACTGCATGGTGCGCTGCGCGAGCACGGCAGCGTCGAGTCCGACTGAGGTGGCAGCACCCTCGCCCGCATGCAGGCGGTGGCGCAGGCCGGCAAGGGCGCCGATCACGGTGAGGAGCCCGGAGCTGTACGCGATGGCGGGGTGCCCGAGAAACGTGGGTCCGGGTGTGTGGCCGGGGCTGGCGGCCATGGCCCCGTAGCGCGCAGCCGCGATGATGTCGTCTTCGCAGTCGGCCTCGCCGCCGGTGAGCGCCACGGTCACCAGCCCTGGAGCCTCGGCACGCAGCGCTCGGCTGTCGAGGCCGGCCCGGGCTAGCTCGAGCTGGTCGTCCTCGATCAACGCGATGTCCGCGGTCGAGCCGAGCTGGCGGAGCAGGTCGACATCGGCGGTGGACCCGAGGTCGACGGTGATCGAGCGCTTGCCACGGTCCCAGGGGAGCGGCTCCGCGCTCTGGCGTGCTCGGTGCACGTCGCCTCGCACGACCCGGATCACCTCTGCGCCGTAGTCCGCGAGCAGCACGCCGGCGATCCCACCCCCATACGACAGGCTCAGGTCGAGCACGCGCACCCCCACCAGGGCGCCAGATCGCACCGGTTCTTCCGCGGTGGGCGTCTCTTCGCTCGGTGAGCGCGCCATCACAGGTTCTCCGCCATCCGTCGACCACCGCCCACCGCGAAGGCCAACGCGACACCGACCGCGGCGATCACACACATGACCAGCGCCATCGCTGCCACGATCGGGTACGAGGTCGACGTCCAGAGGTCGAACAGCACGGTTCCCATGACGTTCGTGCGTGTGGAGCGCACGAGTAGCGACGCGCTGAACTCGTGCGTGAGCAGCACGAACATGAGCGCTGCAGCCCCGCCGAGCGCGGCCCGCACCAGGGGCAACACGATGGTGAGGTGGCAGCGGAGCCGGCTGGCTCCGGCGACGCGAGCAGACTCCTCGAACACCGTGCCGAGCGCGCTGCGACTCGAGATCACGAACCTCGTGGCGTACGGGAGCATCAAGGTGATGTACACGAGCAGGATCACGAAGTTGGTGCCGTACAGCACGAACGGGCCGCGGGTGTATGCGAAGAGGAACCCGGCGCCAAACACGACCGCGGGGACCCCGAGCGGCAGGAACGTGATGAACTCGAGCGTGCGCCGCAACAGGGCCGGAGTGTCCTCGCGGCGCATCAACTCGGCCACGAGGTAGCCGACGAGGAGCACGATGAGCACGCCACCCACCGCGAGCACCAGGGAGTTTCGGATGGCGCCCGACAGCTGCGGGTCGTGGAAGACCTGGGTGAAGTTCGCGAACGTGAACTTGTCGGTCTGGATGTGGCGTGAGTAGAAGGGCGACAGCGCCACGACGGTGAGGCCGAACAACGGCAGGCCCAACGCGACGATGGCATACACGGTGACCGGCACGATCGACCAGGCGGTGGGCCGCAGCGACGAGCGCGAGGCGCGTCCGCCTTGGGTCACGTAGCGCCCCTCGTCGCGCAGGCTGAGGCGCTGGAGGCCAACGATCACCAGGCCCGCGAGCAACAGCGGCGTGGCCAGCACGGCGGCGACGCCGTAGTCGATCGGCGGGTTGGCCGTGCGGTCGTAGATCACGGTCGTGAGCACACGGATGTTCTCCTGCGGCCCGAGCAGCAGCGGAGCGGTGAACTGGCCCAGCGCGAGCAGCAACGTGATGCCCGAGCCGTACAGGATCACGGGGCGCAGGAGCGGAAGCGTGACGGTGCGCAGGACGCGACTTGGCGTCGAGCCGAACACGGCACCGGCCTCGAGCAGCTCGGCGTTCATGTTCGCGAGACCCGAGCGGATGAACACGTACATGAAGCTGGTCAGCGCGAAGCCGGTGATGATGATGATCCACGGCTTGCTGTAGATGTCGATCGGGCCGCTGCCGTTGGGGTCCATCCCCAGAACGGCGCGGATGAAGGCGTTGAGGTACCCGACTTTGGGCGACAACAGCAGCGCCCACCCGACCACGTTCGCGACCGCGGGGATCACGAGGGGGAGCACGGGCAGCATCCCCATCCACGCCCACCGGCGCGGCAGGCGCGTGGCCACGAGCGCCAGCGCGACCCCGAGCACCAAGCTGATCACCACCGACCCGATGGCGAGCTCGACGGTGGTCCATATCACCTCGCCGAGACCGGCGATGTGCCGAGCATCGGTCGCTGCCTGGTTGCCGTTCCGTGTGGCCTCTTGGACCAGGCGGAACATGGGCCAGACCACCAGGTAGCCAACCGCTGTCAGCAGCGCTCCGAGCTGGAGCGATGACCGCCAGTCGAGGCGGCGAAGTCGCAGGGCGAGCACCGGCTCAGCCTCCCGGGTGAGCCCGGAGGCCGAGCCGGGTCGACAGGTGTCTCATCGGCCGAAGGTCTTGTTCCACTCGCTGATGAGCGCGTTCTGCTCGTCGATGGAGGTGGTCACCGGGTCGACCTCGTTGGCCATCAAGATGCCTTTCACCCCATCCAGGCCAGGTGCCTGGTCCTGGCCGAAGGCGCGTTGTCCGGCTTTGGAGAGCATGAAGTTCATGAACACCTGGGCGGCGTTCGGGTGCGTGTTCCACTTGACGATGAACGAGTCGATCGGCGCGCCCCATGCCGGGTTGACCTGCAGGTACTCCACCGGCGCGCCCTTGTCCTTGTCGGCGAGGATCGACGGCGTGGCGTAGCTGGCCACGTCGATCTCGCCTGCCTCGAGGGCCTGTTGCATCGGCACGAGCGTCTCGTAGACGCGCGGCTTTTGGGCGGCGAGCTTCGTCAGGAAGTCATCGCCCAAGTGCTTCTCGAGGAAGCTGTAGTAGTCGGCGGTGCCACCCGTGCTTGGCTTGACGATGCCGATCTTGCCGCCCTTGAACTCGGGCTTGAGCAGATCTTCGTAGCCTTTCAGCGGCGTGCTCACGGCGTCGGTGTTCCACGCGATCCCGAGGACGGTGTAGCTGGAGACGACCGCGTCGGGCCCGAGCTCGGCCTTGCTGCTCGCCCAGTCGGCAAACGCGGGTCCCTTGATGTCGACGAGCTGCCCGGCGGGACGCAGTTCGGGAACGAGGTCCTGTTCGCTGTGCGACACCACGTCGGCGCCCTTGCTGCCCGTGGTGCGCTCGGCGTCGAGCTTCGACTTGACCTCGCTGAGGACGCGCACGCCCTGGACTTTGATGTCGGGGTACGCCTTCTCGAAGGCGTCGATCACGTGGGTGGCGGTGGGCGGCGGCACGACGTAGTACCAGACGACGCTGCCTTCCTTGTTGGCCGCGTCGAGCACCTTTTGCCATTCGGGCGATGCCGTGGAAGTCGGCGAGGAGCCGCCAGCGGCGTCGCTCGAAGACGCTTTGCTGCTCCCACTGCTGCCGCACCCGGCGACGAGCAGGAGCGCCGCAACGAGCGCTCCCACGATCGACCCATGTCGCAACGTCGTGTTCCGCACCGTACGGATCCCCCCGTTCGTGTCGCGCGGGCGCCCATTCGGGGCACCTGCTCAATGCCCCCCTGTCCGACGATCCGATCGCACGCCATATTTATCAGGAGGTTTGGCTAATCCTACCGACGAATACGGAGGTGTCAAGGGTCCGGTGCCACGTTCCGCACCCGCGGAGGTGAGCGCCGGCCCGGGGATCTGCCGCGCCGAGCTGGCAGCGGCACCGCGGAGGGGGCGGCGGCGCTCGGCCGCCGTTCGCAGGCGCGCAAGGAGGTGGCACCGGTCGACAGGCTCGCCGGGACGCCACGGACGTGGCGGGCTTCGCCGCTCAACCGAGTCGGCGCCGGTGCCGGCGCCGCGTGGTCAGCGCCAGATGCGGACCCACTCGACCTTGGTGGTGTTGACGTCGGGCGTCGCCGCGGTGGCCCGGTTGTCGAACGACTTCTCGGGGTGCAGGAAGTTCTGGATGTTCACGCCGAGGGCCTGGGTCAGGCTCAAGAAGAACGGCTGGTCGAACGGCGCCGGGGCGGTGAGACCGCCGTTGGGCACGTAGTGGTCGATGAAGCACACGTTGCCGTTGTAGAGGACGGTGAGCGTGCCGGGCGTCCACTCGAGCCCGTAGGTGTTGTAGGCCGACAGGTCGATGGCGCAGCGGTTGACCGGGTCGTCGTTCGAGACCACGTTGGTGCCGGTGGCGTCGTCGCGGGTGCTGGCGTCCATGCCGTAGTGGATGTAGGGCGTGACCTCTGAGGGCGACGCGAACGGCGAGTAGAACTCGGCGAAGTCGATCTCACCGGACTTCGGCCAGGCGCCGTAGTACGTGGGGCTGTCGGGCCACAGCCAGAAGGTCTCCTGCAGGCCGACGGCGGTGGTCTGGGGCAGCTTGGCGCGCACCTCGAACTTGCCGTAGGTCTGCGAGAACTTCTGGAAGCCCATCACCTGCGCGGCGGTCCATTGGGTGGTGAAGGTGGTGTTGCCGAACAGCCACGACAGCCCGTTGGGGTAGCTGCACTTGAAGGTGAAGGGCTCGCGGCGAGCCGACAAGTTCAAGGTGCCGTCGGCCACGTTCACGTTGTCGGCGCTGTTCACGTAGCACGCCCGCGAGGGGCTGTCGCCGGCGACGATGCGGCTCGCCTCGGTGGTCTGCCATGTCCAGCGGTTGGTGTCGAGGGCGTTGGCGTCGCCGGTGGAGGCGTCGAACTCGTCGTCGAAGGTGCACTGCCACGGCGTGCCGTCGCTCTTGTAGATCGTGACGCCGCCGCAGGTCGGCGTGGTCGGTGGCACGGCGACCGTGGCGATCGGCGTGAACGACGAGGCTGCACTGCACTGGCCGAGCAGCTGCTGCAACGGGTTGCACCCGGCCGACGCTGCCCGGCCTCTGGCCGACGCCGAGCTCGTCGCCGACGCGGCCCCGACCCCGCCGATCGCGCTGAGCGCCATCAACGCGGCTGCGACCAACGCACCCGCCCCGGCTCGCCTCTTGTGCCCCATGGCGCCCACCCCCATTTTGTCCGTTTGGTGCGGTGAGCGTGGCACCCATCGGCGCGGGCCGCAACCGGTCCGCTGCGCCCCGGTCCTCCAACGCGCACGCGACGACGAGGCGCGCTCTGAGTTGCACGATTGCCAGCGGGCAACTCCAGGAGCCGACTTGGCAGCTTTGAGCATCCCCGCGTGGGCTACGGGGTGCCGATGCCGTGGGCGAGGAGGCTCTGGGCGCAGGCGACCACGGTCTCGGCGGCGGGGCGGGGCTGCCAGCCGAGCACGCTTTGGGCTTTGGCGGTGGTGTGGCGGTTGCGGCGGCCGAGCGAGGGGGTGATGGAGCGGAGGCCTTCGTCGCCGAAGCGGGCGGCGAGGCGCACGGCGAGGTCGGGGAGCTGGCGGGTGCGCACGCGTGACGCGGCGTCGCCGAGCTCGGCGCGCAGGGTGCGGGCGATGTCGCGCATCCACACGAACTCGCCGGTGGCCAAGAACCGCTCCCCTGCCGCTTCGGGCACGGTGAGGGCGCGCAGGTGGGCGTCGGCGAGGTCGCGCACGTCGACGACTTCGAGGCCGATGCGGGGAACGCCGGGCATCTTGCCGGCGAGCATGCGGGCGATGACGCCGACCGAGCCGATGTTCGCGGTGGTCATGATGGGGCCGAGCACGGCACCGGGGAGCACGGTCACGAGCTCGGGTGCGTCGGCGGTGGTGGCGACGTGGTCCCATGCGGCCAGCTCGGCGACGGTCTTGGAGCGCCGGTACGGGATCAGGGTGGGGTCATTCGGGTCGGTCCACAGCGCCTCGTCGGTGACCCCCTCTTCGGCGTACGACGAGGGGCTGGCGGCGTTGGCGGCCGACGTCATCACCACCCGCTGCACGCCAGCGCGGGTGGCGGCGCGCAGCACGCGGAGCGTGCCGTTGCGGGCGATGTCGACGGCTGCGTCGGCGTCGCCGGGCAGCCTGGCGCCGATGGGCGAGGCGACGTGGAGCACGTGGTCGACGCCGCGCATCGCGTCGTCCCAGCCGTCGTCGCTGGCGAGATCGGTGGAGGCGACTTCGATGGCGTCGACGTCGGCCACTTCGGACCGAGCTGCGTCGAGCACGCGCTGGCGGGCGTCGGCGCTGCGGACGGTGGCGCGCACCTGATAGCCGCGGCGGGCGAGCTCGGCGAGGCACCACCCGGCGATGTAGCCGGTGCCGCCGGTGACGAGCACCCGTTCAGACACGGGCCCGTCCCGATCGCTGCCGAGGGCTGGCGGATCGAGCGGTCGGCTTGCGGCTGGCGGCCAGCTCGACCGTGCCGACGAGGTGGGTGAACAGCCCGTCGCGCACCAGCGTGGCGAACGCAACGGTGGGGAGGCCGCCGAACTCGGCGTTGACCTTGGCGATCTCGGGCGACGGGCGCTCGTAGCTCCACAGCGCCCCGGCGAGCACGGTGACGAGCCCGGCGAACGACCGGGCCGACCGTGCGCTCAGCCCGGGAAGGCGCTGTTGCACCCAGGCCTGGAGACGGTCGGCGTTGGCGATGGCTTGGCGCTTCCAGTCGAGCGCGGCCCGCTCGGAGATGTTGCGCTCGAGCACGCCGGCCAGGTTGGCGAGCAGCTCGCACAGCAGGGGTCGTGCGGCGAGCGTGTCGGCCAGCGTCGAGGCGACGGCGCGCTCGGCGGCGTGCGCGGAGCGACGGCCACCGGGGGCGGTGGCGGCCTGGGTGTCGAGCTCGTCGAGCCAGTCGGACCACTCGGTGGTGAGCACGGTGAGGTAGATGGCTTCGCGGCTGTCGAAGTAGCGCAACACGTTCGACTTCGCGAGCCCCACCTCGGCGCTGATCTGGTTGAGGCTGACATCGGCGAGCCGCCGATCGGCGAGCAGCTCGCGTGCGACCGCAACGATGGCCGCCCGTCGCTCGGCCACCTGCTCGGGCCGCCGGGCACGTCGGAAGTCGGAGGGCATGCACAGCAGTATAACAGACCAGTGGTCTGTTATTAACGGCGGCGGTCAGGTGACAACCGTCCGCCACAACCGATCAATCGGCATGACGTGGAGTCGGTCGTCGAAGGTGTAGGAGCGGGCACCGGTACTAAACGCCACGCCAGCGATGAAGCGGTCTCCGACCGAGTCGCGCAGCTTGTGCAAACCCCCGAGATGCTTGCCGGCGACTCGCTCGTTGGCCTTCACCTCGAACGCCAACACCCCACCGTCGGAGAACTCGATGACGACGTCCACCTCGTCATCGTCGACGCGCCAATGGCCAAGGGTGACCGATTCGTCGAGCCATGACACCTGCTTGCGCAGCTCGCCTACCACGAACGTCTCGAGGAGGTGCCCGAACTCGGTCAGATGCGTTGGGTCGAGGGTGGCGAGCTTGGCGGCGCTGGAACCGAGCAGCCAGGCGGCGAGGCCCGAGTCGACAACATGCACCTTTGGTTGCTTGGCCGCCCGGGCCCGCAGTGACTTCCCCCATGCGGGTAGTCGATAGACCAGGAAGAGGTCTTCGAGGAGGCGAACGTAGCC
This is a stretch of genomic DNA from Acidimicrobiales bacterium. It encodes these proteins:
- a CDS encoding TIGR03619 family F420-dependent LLM class oxidoreductase, which encodes MTRLRIGVRVPCYRRWCRREEARAIAQTAEELGFDSLWVQDHLVAPVGDDAELRVEQVDPWMDPASAAREPAQIKDYYAADDWWLDPYVTWGFLAGVTERVQLASDIIVIPYRNPVVQAKMIGTLDVLSGGRMIVGTGTGHVQAESEAIGVPYEARGRAHDEGLRVIRALLSKPEASFDGELTSFGRVRSLIRPVQRPYPPIYVGGNAPRSIRRAVELGDGWLPTSPTPAGLERGVALLHEACERAGRAVPPTVGASIPGNLRFATPSLRAGRRPTTTVGEAIDLLTSYAEAGAEHVALGFAMPTADVYLEQIELFAAEVLPAVR
- a CDS encoding LLM class flavin-dependent oxidoreductase, with amino-acid sequence MTGDRAVTPFGHGSISLGLHLSDQTSAAKRVEHLIELGRVAEQEGFDGVTVSEHHAGFPGYLPQPLLAVNWLLSATRTVWAAPAPMLLGVRNPRLVAEEIAWTAARFPGRVGAAVAPGYARTDFDALDVPFDDRIRRSRAALEVLAEELRGDGGLAVDPAVAALATDAVPLLGGANSTTGVDALARLQLGLVFPGGEDPARLGDLARRYRAAGGVGPVVWIRHLWIGERPNTAAARAAADQFRQAAAAGMRQAGGFHHDGTSGDPALLVERLAQDLAAVGASAMNVRVHVAGAAPEVVQQQVRSVGELLASARHTLPWGS
- a CDS encoding CoA transferase; amino-acid sequence: MARSPSEETPTAEEPVRSGALVGVRVLDLSLSYGGGIAGVLLADYGAEVIRVVRGDVHRARQSAEPLPWDRGKRSITVDLGSTADVDLLRQLGSTADIALIEDDQLELARAGLDSRALRAEAPGLVTVALTGGEADCEDDIIAAARYGAMAASPGHTPGPTFLGHPAIAYSSGLLTVIGALAGLRHRLHAGEGAATSVGLDAAVLAQRTMQWWSERRVSYIQGRTANGDLDLGHRRMLLRRFECGDGALIQVHTGAQGAFGRFVELMGLADQVSAPDPDRPETATDLTDVDLEVLDRELPALMAARPAGEWLSLLWDAQVAALPLQAPAVAFTDPQVEHARLVIDVAGPDGDPRSVVGPPISFRHQPGAAGGRIPTDGDDNRAVREQGWTAPGLRGELDNSRGTGIGSASEVQGGTGPLAGLHLLEFSSWFAAAYGNRILSDLGAEVIKVEPVHGDPIRVMPDPFHAANHGKRSVAVDLKGDDAPQLLGALFRWADAVQHNFRPGTAERVGIDAASARGANPELVYSYAPGYGSTGPKSALQSFAPLLSGFVGIMSEATGGDHPPHQSFGNEDYYNGMLSAVGVLLGVIGRDRTGCADDIECPQLHSSLLATSHWFIVDGQPRSVLPLIDDEEMGWSAAQRIYQCLEGWLAISCRRAAEVDSLLRVVLDASPDPHDPAGTDLAEPLAYQFFGRPALEWERDLRDAGVPCAVVDEAEWYSRYLLDDANLASGRVAELDLADHGRVRMVARLLEFDDVPFPERSGAPSLGADNEWVHHSLLAGQRTPTRDARTA
- a CDS encoding iron ABC transporter permease produces the protein MLALRLRRLDWRSSLQLGALLTAVGYLVVWPMFRLVQEATRNGNQAATDARHIAGLGEVIWTTVELAIGSVVISLVLGVALALVATRLPRRWAWMGMLPVLPLVIPAVANVVGWALLLSPKVGYLNAFIRAVLGMDPNGSGPIDIYSKPWIIIITGFALTSFMYVFIRSGLANMNAELLEAGAVFGSTPSRVLRTVTLPLLRPVILYGSGITLLLALGQFTAPLLLGPQENIRVLTTVIYDRTANPPIDYGVAAVLATPLLLAGLVIVGLQRLSLRDEGRYVTQGGRASRSSLRPTAWSIVPVTVYAIVALGLPLFGLTVVALSPFYSRHIQTDKFTFANFTQVFHDPQLSGAIRNSLVLAVGGVLIVLLVGYLVAELMRREDTPALLRRTLEFITFLPLGVPAVVFGAGFLFAYTRGPFVLYGTNFVILLVYITLMLPYATRFVISSRSALGTVFEESARVAGASRLRCHLTIVLPLVRAALGGAAALMFVLLTHEFSASLLVRSTRTNVMGTVLFDLWTSTSYPIVAAMALVMCVIAAVGVALAFAVGGGRRMAENL
- a CDS encoding extracellular solute-binding protein; its protein translation is MGALVAALLLVAGCGSSGSSKASSSDAAGGSSPTSTASPEWQKVLDAANKEGSVVWYYVVPPPTATHVIDAFEKAYPDIKVQGVRVLSEVKSKLDAERTTGSKGADVVSHSEQDLVPELRPAGQLVDIKGPAFADWASSKAELGPDAVVSSYTVLGIAWNTDAVSTPLKGYEDLLKPEFKGGKIGIVKPSTGGTADYYSFLEKHLGDDFLTKLAAQKPRVYETLVPMQQALEAGEIDVASYATPSILADKDKGAPVEYLQVNPAWGAPIDSFIVKWNTHPNAAQVFMNFMLSKAGQRAFGQDQAPGLDGVKGILMANEVDPVTTSIDEQNALISEWNKTFGR
- a CDS encoding glycoside hydrolase family 16 protein yields the protein MGHKRRAGAGALVAAALMALSAIGGVGAASATSSASARGRAASAGCNPLQQLLGQCSAASSFTPIATVAVPPTTPTCGGVTIYKSDGTPWQCTFDDEFDASTGDANALDTNRWTWQTTEASRIVAGDSPSRACYVNSADNVNVADGTLNLSARREPFTFKCSYPNGLSWLFGNTTFTTQWTAAQVMGFQKFSQTYGKFEVRAKLPQTTAVGLQETFWLWPDSPTYYGAWPKSGEIDFAEFYSPFASPSEVTPYIHYGMDASTRDDATGTNVVSNDDPVNRCAIDLSAYNTYGLEWTPGTLTVLYNGNVCFIDHYVPNGGLTAPAPFDQPFFLSLTQALGVNIQNFLHPEKSFDNRATAATPDVNTTKVEWVRIWR
- a CDS encoding NAD-dependent epimerase/dehydratase family protein; amino-acid sequence: MSERVLVTGGTGYIAGWCLAELARRGYQVRATVRSADARQRVLDAARSEVADVDAIEVASTDLASDDGWDDAMRGVDHVLHVASPIGARLPGDADAAVDIARNGTLRVLRAATRAGVQRVVMTSAANAASPSSYAEEGVTDEALWTDPNDPTLIPYRRSKTVAELAAWDHVATTADAPELVTVLPGAVLGPIMTTANIGSVGVIARMLAGKMPGVPRIGLEVVDVRDLADAHLRALTVPEAAGERFLATGEFVWMRDIARTLRAELGDAASRVRTRQLPDLAVRLAARFGDEGLRSITPSLGRRNRHTTAKAQSVLGWQPRPAAETVVACAQSLLAHGIGTP
- a CDS encoding TetR family transcriptional regulator, with the translated sequence MPSDFRRARRPEQVAERRAAIVAVARELLADRRLADVSLNQISAEVGLAKSNVLRYFDSREAIYLTVLTTEWSDWLDELDTQAATAPGGRRSAHAAERAVASTLADTLAARPLLCELLANLAGVLERNISERAALDWKRQAIANADRLQAWVQQRLPGLSARSARSFAGLVTVLAGALWSYERPSPEIAKVNAEFGGLPTVAFATLVRDGLFTHLVGTVELAASRKPTARSASPRQRSGRARV